From a single Nostoc edaphicum CCNP1411 genomic region:
- a CDS encoding type II toxin-antitoxin system HicB family antitoxin, with translation MKRTFTASIWQESNWFVAQCLEIDIASQGETETEALANLEEALSLYFEPPVATIIPQIKTLQVEIGAA, from the coding sequence ATGAAGCGAACTTTTACTGCAAGTATATGGCAGGAAAGTAACTGGTTTGTAGCACAGTGCTTGGAGATTGATATTGCTAGCCAGGGCGAGACTGAAACTGAGGCATTAGCTAATCTTGAAGAAGCTTTGTCACTGTATTTTGAACCACCAGTAGCTACTATTATTCCTCAAATTAAGACACTTCAGGTAGAAATAGGTGCCGCTTAA
- a CDS encoding YgfZ/GcvT domain-containing protein — MPTSTLDEKDAAAIEAARVGVAVCDRTAWGRIKVSGDDRLNFLHNQSTNNFQILKPGQGCDTVFVTSTARTIDLATAYVREDAVILLVSPNRRQYLMEWLDKYIFYADKVELSDITEYTNTFSLIGPGSDAVLEKLGIGELIGQPYGSHQVYTIAPAEGVRIAVGSGLAAPGYTFTFPYTDKSTVWNKLLEAGAVEMSDRAWNALRILQGRPAPDAELTDDYNPLEVGLWQTISFNKGCYIGQETIARLNTYKGVKQHLLGIRLSAPAEIGSAIAVGDEKVGKLTSYTETADGYFGLGYIRTKAGGVGLKVQVGETEGEVVEIPFVSHEYP, encoded by the coding sequence ATGCCAACATCTACACTTGACGAGAAAGACGCAGCAGCTATCGAAGCCGCCAGAGTTGGGGTTGCAGTATGCGATCGCACCGCCTGGGGACGCATCAAGGTATCTGGCGACGATCGCCTCAATTTTTTACATAACCAAAGTACTAACAATTTCCAAATACTCAAGCCTGGACAAGGTTGCGATACGGTTTTTGTCACTTCCACAGCCAGAACAATTGATTTAGCAACCGCCTATGTTCGAGAAGATGCGGTAATCTTGCTGGTTTCACCCAACCGCCGCCAATATCTCATGGAATGGCTGGATAAATATATTTTCTATGCCGACAAGGTGGAATTATCTGATATCACAGAATACACCAACACCTTCAGCCTGATTGGCCCAGGAAGCGACGCTGTTTTAGAAAAGTTAGGTATTGGCGAACTCATCGGTCAACCTTACGGTAGTCATCAAGTATACACGATCGCTCCGGCTGAAGGAGTGCGGATTGCTGTGGGTAGCGGGTTAGCTGCTCCCGGATACACCTTCACTTTCCCATATACTGATAAATCAACGGTGTGGAACAAATTGTTAGAAGCTGGGGCGGTAGAAATGAGCGATCGCGCCTGGAATGCTTTGCGAATCTTACAAGGTCGCCCCGCCCCAGATGCGGAACTCACAGATGACTACAATCCGCTGGAAGTTGGTTTGTGGCAAACAATTTCTTTTAATAAAGGTTGCTATATTGGGCAAGAAACCATCGCCCGATTAAATACATATAAAGGTGTAAAGCAACACTTGCTTGGCATTCGTCTCAGTGCTCCTGCGGAAATTGGAAGTGCGATCGCAGTTGGAGATGAAAAGGTTGGCAAACTTACCAGTTATACAGAAACCGCTGATGGTTACTTTGGACTAGGTTATATTCGCACCAAAGCTGGTGGCGTAGGCTTAAAAGTCCAAGTGGGAGAAACTGAGGGTGAAGTAGTAGAAATCCCGTTTGTTTCTCACGAATACCCGTAA
- a CDS encoding DUF5331 domain-containing protein, whose product MNIQQLRQSLKHKWLIYYDQNISWLVKMRIWGTYDGLRRPLSGFILATLSVLEPQFDEILSFMLELNNDPDKIVIALGLNFNPDEELRLIKLEHSMATSQVESESPYQKYSEDKDVSSVVTASKIASHSFAETLDSNLPRADEPVPSFTANTVTEVVRTRKPELVVAFATKTAPDTPVKTPSSGFISEYQPLQSPLKRLPSGASLTMTTEVNSKAKTMPSLVLATEVSSNSKPVRSRQTSPPGRLPLGAFLAITTEINSNGKPVRSLSITTDVKSNGKHPHIQPQDVKSKVNLPTTNARSLASWVDEFCQGTRWDEKDDIFI is encoded by the coding sequence ATGAATATCCAACAGCTGCGTCAATCCTTAAAACACAAGTGGCTGATTTACTACGATCAAAATATTTCCTGGCTGGTCAAAATGCGAATTTGGGGGACTTATGATGGTCTGCGGCGTCCTTTGTCCGGTTTTATTTTGGCAACCCTGTCTGTTTTGGAACCCCAGTTTGATGAAATACTTTCTTTTATGCTGGAACTGAATAACGATCCAGATAAAATAGTCATCGCTTTAGGTCTTAATTTCAATCCTGATGAAGAGTTACGTTTAATAAAATTAGAACATTCTATGGCTACAAGCCAAGTTGAAAGCGAGTCGCCATACCAGAAGTATTCTGAAGATAAAGATGTGTCATCGGTTGTAACTGCTAGCAAGATTGCGTCTCATTCTTTTGCTGAAACTCTAGACTCAAACTTGCCACGCGCCGATGAACCAGTGCCATCATTTACAGCTAATACTGTTACTGAGGTAGTCCGCACACGCAAACCTGAGTTGGTAGTTGCATTTGCTACTAAAACGGCTCCAGATACTCCAGTAAAAACTCCATCATCGGGTTTTATAAGCGAATATCAGCCACTACAATCACCCCTTAAACGCCTCCCTTCAGGAGCATCGCTGACAATGACCACTGAGGTTAATAGTAAAGCCAAAACTATGCCATCTCTAGTATTAGCAACAGAGGTTTCTAGCAACAGTAAACCAGTGCGTAGTCGTCAGACATCGCCACCTGGGCGACTTCCTTTAGGTGCATTTCTGGCAATTACCACCGAGATTAACAGCAACGGCAAACCAGTGCGATCGCTATCAATTACTACTGATGTTAAAAGCAACGGCAAACATCCGCATATTCAACCACAAGACGTTAAAAGCAAAGTGAATTTACCAACCACTAATGCCCGTAGTCTAGCTTCTTGGGTAGATGAATTTTGTCAAGGTACTAGATGGGACGAGAAAGACGATATTTTTATTTGA
- a CDS encoding (2Fe-2S) ferredoxin domain-containing protein, which yields MTNITQPSNFPIIDQPSSPRCVRVCQNRTCKKQGALKVLAAFAALPIPGVAVTASSCLGQCGNGPMVLILPDEVWYSGVQPDEVSLLVEHHLLGGQRVKQMLYYRFHPQKSN from the coding sequence ATGACAAACATAACTCAACCATCAAACTTCCCGATAATAGATCAACCCTCTTCTCCTAGATGTGTACGGGTTTGTCAAAATCGCACCTGCAAAAAGCAAGGTGCCCTCAAGGTATTAGCAGCTTTTGCCGCTTTGCCAATCCCTGGTGTGGCGGTAACGGCTAGCAGCTGTTTAGGACAATGTGGCAATGGGCCAATGGTGCTGATATTACCCGATGAAGTCTGGTATAGCGGCGTTCAACCCGATGAAGTATCTCTACTGGTAGAACATCATTTGCTAGGTGGCCAAAGAGTCAAACAGATGCTCTATTATCGATTTCATCCCCAAAAATCAAACTAA
- a CDS encoding cysteine synthase A, producing the protein MDIKNGFVGAIGNTPLIRLNSFSEETGCEILAKAEFLNPGGSVKDRAALYIIEDAEEKGLLKPGGTVVEGTAGNTGIGLAHICNAKGYKCLIIIPDTQSQEKIDALTTLGAEVRPIPAVPYKDPNNYVKLSGRVAAELENAIWANQFDNLANRHAHYETTGPEIWAQTDGKIDAWTAATGTGGTYAGVALYLKEQNPAIKCVVADPLGSALYSYVKTGEINIEGNSITEGIGNGRVTANMEGAPADDAIQIDDQEALRVVYQLLRKDGLLMGGSTGINVGAAVALAKQLGPGHTIVTILCDSGSRYQSRIFNPEWLASKGLSID; encoded by the coding sequence ATGGATATTAAAAATGGCTTCGTCGGTGCTATTGGCAACACACCTCTGATTCGCTTAAACAGCTTTAGCGAAGAAACAGGCTGTGAAATCCTTGCTAAAGCAGAATTCCTCAATCCCGGCGGTTCCGTCAAAGACCGCGCCGCACTTTACATTATCGAAGACGCAGAAGAGAAAGGTCTACTCAAACCTGGTGGCACTGTCGTAGAAGGAACTGCTGGTAATACTGGCATTGGACTGGCACATATTTGTAACGCCAAAGGCTACAAATGCCTAATTATTATTCCCGATACTCAGTCACAAGAAAAAATAGATGCACTGACAACACTAGGAGCAGAAGTTCGTCCCATCCCTGCTGTACCGTACAAAGACCCAAACAACTACGTCAAGCTATCTGGCAGAGTCGCTGCTGAGTTAGAAAATGCCATTTGGGCAAATCAGTTTGATAACTTAGCCAATCGCCACGCCCACTACGAAACCACAGGGCCAGAAATTTGGGCGCAGACAGATGGTAAAATAGATGCATGGACAGCTGCAACTGGTACTGGTGGTACTTATGCTGGGGTAGCGTTGTACTTGAAGGAACAAAATCCGGCAATTAAATGCGTTGTTGCCGATCCACTGGGTAGTGCACTTTATAGCTATGTCAAAACTGGCGAAATCAATATAGAAGGAAATTCCATCACCGAAGGCATCGGTAACGGTCGCGTCACAGCCAATATGGAAGGCGCACCTGCTGATGATGCCATCCAAATCGATGACCAAGAAGCTTTACGAGTAGTTTACCAACTGCTGAGAAAAGATGGGCTATTAATGGGTGGTTCAACAGGTATTAATGTTGGTGCAGCTGTTGCCCTAGCCAAGCAGTTGGGCCCAGGACATACCATTGTCACCATTTTATGTGATAGTGGTTCCCGATATCAGTCGCGAATATTCAACCCTGAATGGTTAGCCTCAAAAGGACTTTCAATAGATTAG
- the kdpA gene encoding potassium-transporting ATPase subunit KdpA gives MLEGWIQIVLTLLIVVAITPVFGRYMARVYLEQSTFLDPILNPVERVLYSLVGVKTKENMTGWQYGRAILYSNLAMGLLIFLIIMNQGWLPLNPTKIDAPTWDTVLHTTISFITNTNQQHYSGETYMSYGSQMWGLGYHMFTSAATGLAVGIAFIRGLTGRSLGNFYVDLIRSITRILLPICIIGAIALMAAGVPETLAGVVVFPTLEDPNISQAIARGPVAHYEIIKQLGENGGGFFAINSAHPFENPNGFSNLIQIVAMLSIPTSLIYTYGLFANNTKQAWLVYGMVGVLYVIFIIVTAIGEYNGNPAVNALLGSQQPNLEGKEVRFGWAQSALFATSTTGTMCGAVNSLHDSFMPNGGFITLSNMFLQIIWGGQGTGTAYLFAYLILAVFATGLMVGRTPEFLGRKIEKREVVLASFLLLLVHPIAIMIPAGIALAFPDQLSGISNPGFHGFAQVIYEYASAAANNGSGFEGLGDSQPSPFAMSTGTAPTLTALWWNLSTCFSLLAGRYVPIIGLLFLADSMSRKQAVPYTTGTLRTDTGLFIGVTAGVILILGALTFFPVLALGPIGEAFFIAKGIG, from the coding sequence ATGCTAGAAGGATGGATTCAAATTGTATTAACGCTACTGATTGTAGTAGCAATTACTCCAGTCTTTGGGCGCTATATGGCGCGTGTATACCTAGAGCAAAGTACTTTTCTCGATCCGATTTTGAATCCGGTTGAGCGAGTACTTTATTCTTTGGTTGGGGTTAAAACTAAAGAAAATATGACCGGCTGGCAGTATGGGCGGGCAATCCTATACAGCAACTTAGCAATGGGGTTGCTGATTTTCTTGATCATCATGAATCAAGGATGGCTGCCATTAAACCCAACCAAGATAGATGCGCCAACCTGGGATACAGTGCTGCATACGACTATTTCTTTTATTACTAACACCAACCAGCAGCATTATTCTGGTGAAACCTACATGAGCTATGGCAGCCAAATGTGGGGACTTGGTTATCACATGTTTACCTCTGCGGCGACTGGGTTAGCCGTGGGGATTGCCTTTATTCGGGGATTGACTGGTAGATCGTTGGGCAACTTTTATGTAGACTTGATTCGCTCGATTACCCGAATTTTGCTGCCTATTTGTATTATCGGCGCGATCGCTCTCATGGCAGCTGGCGTTCCCGAAACACTGGCGGGTGTAGTTGTATTTCCCACCTTGGAAGATCCGAATATCAGTCAAGCGATCGCTCGTGGCCCTGTTGCTCATTATGAAATTATCAAGCAATTAGGGGAAAACGGCGGCGGCTTTTTCGCCATCAACTCAGCACACCCCTTTGAAAATCCCAACGGATTTTCTAATTTGATTCAGATTGTGGCGATGCTTTCGATTCCCACTTCCCTAATCTACACTTATGGGTTGTTTGCAAATAACACTAAGCAAGCTTGGTTAGTCTACGGTATGGTGGGCGTTCTCTATGTAATATTTATCATCGTTACTGCCATTGGTGAATACAACGGCAATCCGGCTGTGAATGCACTGCTGGGTAGTCAGCAACCGAATTTAGAAGGTAAAGAAGTCCGGTTTGGTTGGGCACAATCTGCATTATTTGCAACGAGTACAACTGGTACTATGTGCGGCGCAGTCAACAGTTTACACGACTCATTTATGCCCAACGGTGGTTTTATTACCCTTTCTAATATGTTCCTGCAAATTATTTGGGGTGGACAGGGTACTGGAACCGCTTACTTGTTCGCTTACCTGATTCTAGCTGTGTTCGCCACAGGGCTGATGGTGGGACGCACACCAGAATTTCTCGGACGCAAGATTGAGAAACGCGAGGTTGTCCTTGCTAGTTTTTTGCTTCTGCTAGTTCACCCGATCGCAATTATGATTCCCGCAGGTATCGCCCTAGCGTTTCCTGATCAACTATCAGGAATTAGCAATCCCGGTTTCCACGGCTTTGCTCAAGTTATCTATGAATATGCCTCCGCTGCTGCTAACAACGGTTCTGGCTTTGAAGGTTTAGGAGATTCTCAACCTTCACCTTTTGCGATGTCTACAGGTACAGCACCAACTTTAACCGCTTTGTGGTGGAACTTAAGTACCTGCTTCAGTTTACTAGCTGGACGTTATGTTCCAATCATCGGTTTGCTGTTTTTAGCAGATAGTATGTCTCGTAAGCAAGCTGTTCCTTATACGACTGGGACATTGCGAACTGATACCGGACTATTTATAGGCGTTACCGCAGGCGTAATTTTAATCTTGGGCGCACTGACATTCTTCCCAGTATTAGCATTAGGCCCCATTGGTGAAGCATTTTTTATCGCCAAAGGCATTGGCTAG
- the kdpB gene encoding potassium-transporting ATPase subunit KdpB, which produces MPTTTDSPSPRIPSGTRDSRKHTPKTDMRGLYQRAIRESFVKLDPRITVRNPVMFVVWVGTIVTFLVTLNPNLFGTIQADVNQQRLLNGLITFILFFTLVFANFAEAVAEGRGKAQADSLRSTRSDTIANKILPDGSVQQVNSTELRRGDLVKVVANNMIPADGDVIKGIGSVDESAITGESAPVLKQPGTDIASSVTGGTRLLSDELTIRISADPGQGFIDRMISLVEGAERSKTPNEIALTVLLAVLTQVFLIVVATMPPFVDYIASFISTAFGVEAGNSLRAGASVAILISLLVALIPTTIGGLLSAIGIAGMDRVAQFNVIATSGRAVEACGDINTLVLDKTGTITLGNRMADEFIPLNNHSIKDVAQVSLAASLFDETPEGKSIVLLAEKSQAGVNFNIDKAEGVEFSAKTRMSGTNLPDGKQIRKGAVDAIKGFVRSRGGDVPDDIDAAYERVSRLGGTPLAVCQDDEIFGVIYLKDIVKPGLRERFDQLRRMGVKTIMLTGDNRITASVIAQEAGVDDFIAEATPEDKIEVIRSEQSQGKLVAMTGDGTNDAPALAQANVGVAMNSGTQAAKEAANMVDLDSDPTKLIDLVTIGKQLLITRGALTTFSIANDIAKYFAIIPTIFAAAGIGALNIMGLKSAQSAIVSALIYNALIIPALIPLALKGVKFLPLTADQLLRRNIFIFGLGGIVAPFIAIKLIDIILPLS; this is translated from the coding sequence ATGCCAACTACAACTGATTCTCCCTCCCCTCGTATTCCATCTGGAACTCGTGACTCGCGTAAGCATACCCCCAAAACAGATATGCGGGGACTTTACCAAAGAGCAATTCGTGAGTCATTTGTCAAGCTTGATCCGCGAATTACTGTCAGAAACCCAGTGATGTTTGTTGTTTGGGTGGGGACAATTGTCACCTTTCTTGTTACCCTCAACCCAAATCTGTTTGGCACAATCCAGGCAGATGTCAACCAACAACGGCTGTTAAACGGGTTGATTACCTTCATTCTCTTTTTCACTCTCGTTTTTGCCAATTTTGCCGAAGCTGTGGCTGAAGGACGCGGTAAAGCACAAGCTGATTCACTGCGATCGACGCGATCGGATACGATCGCTAATAAAATTCTCCCCGATGGTTCTGTACAACAAGTCAATTCTACGGAACTGCGACGGGGCGATTTGGTAAAAGTGGTTGCAAATAATATGATTCCTGCCGATGGGGATGTCATTAAAGGCATCGGTTCGGTGGATGAGTCGGCGATTACTGGGGAATCTGCCCCTGTATTGAAGCAACCTGGTACAGATATTGCCAGTTCGGTGACAGGCGGTACACGCTTACTCTCCGATGAGTTGACAATTCGTATCAGTGCTGATCCTGGTCAAGGCTTTATCGATCGCATGATTTCCCTGGTAGAAGGGGCAGAACGCAGCAAGACTCCCAACGAGATTGCTTTGACGGTATTGTTGGCAGTATTAACACAGGTATTCCTGATTGTAGTGGCAACTATGCCTCCCTTCGTGGACTACATCGCCAGCTTTATCAGCACGGCCTTTGGTGTTGAGGCGGGAAACAGTTTGCGTGCAGGTGCTAGCGTTGCTATTCTTATCTCCCTACTGGTAGCTTTGATTCCGACAACTATCGGTGGTTTACTCAGTGCGATCGGCATCGCTGGTATGGATAGAGTTGCTCAATTTAACGTGATTGCGACCTCTGGACGAGCAGTAGAAGCTTGTGGTGACATCAATACCTTGGTGCTGGATAAGACAGGCACAATCACTTTGGGAAACCGGATGGCTGACGAGTTTATTCCGCTAAATAATCACTCAATCAAAGATGTGGCGCAAGTTTCCTTAGCTGCTAGCTTGTTTGACGAAACACCAGAAGGCAAATCAATTGTACTTTTAGCAGAAAAGTCCCAGGCTGGGGTAAACTTTAACATTGACAAAGCCGAAGGTGTGGAATTTTCCGCCAAAACCCGGATGAGTGGCACGAATCTACCCGATGGCAAACAAATTCGCAAAGGGGCGGTGGATGCCATTAAGGGATTTGTTCGTTCCCGTGGCGGCGATGTTCCTGATGATATAGATGCAGCTTATGAGCGAGTTTCCCGGTTAGGTGGTACACCCTTAGCTGTCTGCCAAGATGACGAGATTTTTGGTGTCATTTACCTCAAAGATATAGTCAAACCGGGACTGCGGGAACGATTTGACCAACTCCGCCGCATGGGTGTTAAGACGATCATGCTCACGGGTGATAATCGGATTACCGCTTCGGTGATTGCCCAAGAAGCCGGGGTGGATGATTTCATTGCCGAAGCGACTCCAGAAGACAAAATTGAGGTGATTCGCTCGGAACAATCTCAGGGTAAACTGGTGGCCATGACCGGGGATGGTACTAACGATGCGCCTGCTTTGGCTCAAGCAAACGTGGGTGTGGCAATGAACTCTGGGACGCAAGCTGCTAAAGAAGCTGCTAATATGGTGGACTTAGATTCTGATCCCACCAAGTTGATTGACCTAGTAACGATTGGTAAACAGCTGCTAATTACTCGTGGAGCCTTGACAACATTCTCCATCGCTAACGATATTGCCAAGTATTTTGCGATCATTCCCACGATCTTTGCCGCCGCTGGAATCGGCGCACTTAATATTATGGGATTAAAGAGTGCCCAATCTGCGATCGTCTCGGCGCTGATTTACAATGCTTTGATTATTCCGGCATTAATTCCGCTAGCACTCAAAGGGGTGAAGTTTTTACCTTTAACAGCAGATCAACTGCTACGTCGCAACATCTTCATCTTTGGTCTTGGCGGCATCGTTGCTCCCTTCATTGCCATCAAACTGATAGATATTATCCTACCTTTGTCTTAA
- a CDS encoding potassium-transporting ATPase subunit F, which produces MKPVHIRRAIAASQVLEEITEIWCQWRRQKLPLYLFLAMCFNLVVAPLVYAATGEQLSRSQSWGLGLLGLVTLGLSIYLFFVMFVPEKF; this is translated from the coding sequence ATGAAACCCGTTCATATCCGCCGTGCGATTGCAGCATCCCAAGTATTAGAAGAAATAACCGAAATCTGGTGTCAATGGCGTAGACAAAAGCTACCACTGTATTTGTTCTTGGCGATGTGTTTCAACCTAGTAGTTGCACCTCTAGTCTATGCCGCTACTGGTGAACAACTTTCCCGCAGTCAATCTTGGGGATTGGGGCTGTTGGGACTGGTGACACTAGGGCTTTCCATCTATCTATTTTTTGTAATGTTTGTACCGGAGAAATTCTAA
- the kdpC gene encoding K(+)-transporting ATPase subunit C — protein sequence MSFAREASRAIRSTLVLWVIVAIIYPLAMIAIGQIVFPFQANGSLLQNSTGQVVGSALIGQPFSSDRYFNSRPSTTSYSTADPKKDDAGVLRTGVSGASNLAPSNPALMERIKGKDDPDASKKVEGDFNRLKTAGVQPTGDLVYTSGSSLDPHITPEAAIAQIARVAKARGVQPTQLETLISQNTDGRFLGIFGEPGVNVLKLNLALDKIKG from the coding sequence ATGAGTTTTGCACGTGAAGCTAGCAGAGCTATTCGTTCTACCTTGGTACTCTGGGTAATAGTCGCAATTATTTATCCTTTGGCGATGATTGCCATTGGGCAGATTGTGTTTCCCTTTCAAGCAAATGGTAGTCTACTGCAAAATAGCACAGGTCAAGTTGTGGGTTCTGCTTTGATTGGTCAACCTTTTAGTAGCGATCGCTATTTTAACAGCCGTCCCAGTACCACGAGTTACAGCACAGCCGATCCCAAAAAGGACGACGCGGGAGTTTTAAGAACCGGAGTTTCTGGTGCTAGTAACTTGGCTCCCAGTAATCCCGCATTAATGGAACGCATCAAAGGGAAAGATGACCCCGACGCCAGTAAAAAAGTTGAAGGCGACTTCAATCGTCTGAAAACAGCAGGTGTACAGCCGACTGGCGATTTAGTCTACACCTCCGGTTCCAGCCTTGACCCCCATATTACGCCCGAAGCTGCGATCGCACAAATTGCACGAGTAGCTAAAGCGCGAGGAGTTCAGCCTACCCAACTAGAAACGTTGATTTCTCAAAATACCGATGGTCGCTTTCTCGGCATCTTTGGCGAACCTGGAGTTAATGTCTTGAAGCTGAATTTAGCTTTGGATAAGATTAAGGGATAA
- the pabB gene encoding aminodeoxychorismate synthase component I — protein MQTLIIDNYDSYTFNLYQMIAEVNGELPMVIRNDQLTWDELKEIAFDNIVISPGPGRPERSEDFGICRQIIENVDVPLLGVCLGHQGIGYLHGGRVIHAPEVRHGRLSKIYHNDSALFQGIPSNFSVVRYHSLLVADELPECLEKIAWTEEGLVMGLRHRHLPFWGVQFHPESICTEYGQRLLENFRDITLQFIEKSSKSPEKQYWIESGFITPPIDKPCQEQEEKFELHRRKLDICPNTEQIFVHLFQQATNAFWLDSSRVEASLSRFSFMGDGNGENSLLVRYHTQTQELIITQSDRVTYRSESIFEYLKREIDLRSCQADELPFDFNCGFVGYFGYELKAECGSSLVHSSPLPDAIFLLADRMIAIDHQEQCLYLLQLIKKGQTEPVETWFDTIQQQLETLDPLSSVLPQENCQPVKFRLSRTYQNYIQDIHHCLDEIHEGETYQVCLTNQLYTDATPDPLTFYRTLRKINPAPYSAFLRFGEIAMPAASVAIACSSPERFLKIDRQGWVETKPIKGTLPRGETPEADFILREKLRNSEKDRAENLMIVDLLRNDLGRVCEVGSIHVPKLMDVETYPTVHQLVTTVRGRLRSDLQAVDCVQASFPGGSMTGAPKIRTMQIIDRLEQEARGVYSGAIGFLGLNGSADLNIVIRTAVLTPHQTSIGIGGGIIALSDPEMEFQETLLKAKALIDALVLTIQGTFEPDIYPILGLEKTTADSFEKLTV, from the coding sequence ATGCAAACATTAATTATTGATAACTATGACTCTTATACTTTTAATCTTTACCAGATGATTGCTGAGGTAAATGGAGAACTGCCTATGGTAATTCGTAACGATCAGCTTACCTGGGATGAACTAAAAGAAATTGCATTTGACAACATTGTGATTTCACCTGGCCCCGGTCGTCCAGAAAGGTCAGAAGATTTTGGAATCTGCCGACAGATAATTGAGAACGTTGATGTGCCCTTGCTAGGAGTTTGTCTGGGTCATCAAGGAATTGGCTACCTACATGGTGGAAGAGTAATTCATGCACCAGAAGTTCGACACGGTAGACTCAGTAAAATTTATCATAATGATTCGGCACTATTTCAAGGTATTCCTAGTAATTTTTCTGTGGTGCGCTATCACTCGTTGCTAGTTGCTGATGAACTACCTGAGTGTCTAGAAAAAATTGCTTGGACTGAAGAAGGACTGGTGATGGGATTGCGTCATCGGCATCTACCTTTTTGGGGTGTGCAGTTTCACCCAGAGTCTATCTGTACAGAATATGGGCAAAGATTACTAGAAAACTTTCGAGATATAACGCTGCAATTTATAGAAAAATCTTCAAAAAGTCCAGAAAAGCAGTATTGGATCGAATCTGGATTTATTACTCCTCCTATCGATAAACCTTGCCAAGAACAGGAAGAGAAGTTTGAACTTCATCGGCGCAAACTGGATATTTGCCCGAACACAGAACAAATATTTGTCCATTTGTTTCAGCAAGCAACAAATGCCTTTTGGTTAGACAGTAGCCGCGTGGAAGCCAGTCTATCTCGCTTCTCATTTATGGGCGATGGGAATGGGGAAAACAGCCTCTTGGTACGCTACCATACCCAAACACAAGAACTCATAATTACACAGTCAGATCGTGTTACCTATCGTAGCGAAAGTATTTTTGAGTATCTCAAACGAGAAATTGACCTCCGAAGTTGCCAAGCTGATGAGTTACCGTTTGATTTTAACTGTGGATTTGTTGGCTATTTTGGCTATGAACTCAAGGCAGAATGTGGATCATCATTGGTACATTCTTCACCATTACCTGACGCAATTTTCTTACTTGCCGATCGCATGATTGCCATCGATCATCAAGAACAGTGCCTTTATTTGCTGCAATTAATCAAAAAAGGACAAACAGAACCGGTAGAAACTTGGTTTGATACTATCCAACAACAACTGGAAACTTTAGATCCTCTTTCTTCAGTTCTACCCCAGGAAAATTGTCAGCCAGTTAAGTTCCGTTTGAGTCGCACTTACCAAAATTACATCCAAGATATTCACCATTGCTTGGACGAAATTCACGAAGGGGAAACCTATCAAGTTTGCCTGACGAATCAACTTTACACCGATGCAACCCCCGATCCATTGACGTTCTATCGGACATTACGTAAAATCAATCCTGCTCCTTACTCTGCATTTTTGCGCTTTGGTGAAATTGCGATGCCTGCGGCGAGTGTAGCGATCGCCTGCTCATCTCCAGAACGGTTTCTAAAGATTGATCGCCAAGGATGGGTAGAAACTAAGCCCATTAAGGGAACCCTACCACGAGGAGAAACCCCCGAAGCCGATTTCATCCTCCGTGAGAAGCTACGCAACAGCGAAAAAGACCGAGCTGAAAATCTGATGATTGTGGATCTGTTACGCAATGATTTGGGACGAGTCTGTGAAGTTGGTAGCATCCACGTACCAAAATTAATGGATGTGGAAACATACCCAACAGTACATCAGTTGGTGACAACAGTACGCGGGCGGTTACGTTCAGACTTACAAGCGGTGGATTGTGTGCAGGCTTCATTTCCCGGAGGATCGATGACTGGTGCGCCCAAAATCCGCACCATGCAAATTATCGATCGCCTAGAACAAGAGGCGCGGGGAGTGTATTCAGGAGCGATCGGCTTTTTGGGCTTGAATGGTTCAGCCGATTTGAATATTGTCATTCGGACTGCTGTTTTGACTCCTCATCAAACCTCCATCGGTATCGGTGGCGGAATTATAGCCCTTTCTGACCCGGAGATGGAGTTTCAAGAAACGCTGCTGAAAGCCAAAGCCTTAATCGACGCTTTAGTTCTGACTATTCAGGGAACATTTGAGCCAGATATCTATCCCATTCTAGGACTAGAAAAAACAACTGCTGATAGTTTTGAAAAATTGACTGTCTAA